A region from the Linepithema humile isolate Giens D197 chromosome 1, Lhum_UNIL_v1.0, whole genome shotgun sequence genome encodes:
- the LOC105677991 gene encoding ATP-dependent RNA helicase DHX30-like, whose amino-acid sequence MPGRFLIAGQRLRWVQHCCTSYLYKNAIKNSHIHSTAQYCFYVKDKDRDLSQIKKYKNIADKNILNENVKLDEVIEQDINNLEESKSNKFTSQRINKESLIFKRVERLYPDAKSSLVSIYTIVGHEFNDQKLLSSSSKYINRSKTWEITLNIKWPEVMSFNGIGKTKGIASKNAAMKCLHWLEMNEKLKNGKPIIYNKENLRDIQKPIKLNVTPGILNNMINLVETYDKEIRNLTAWEDVFNTPCFNTIYQTVPDHPIVGKTTYTDKEARNTTLRQRLFERSTNEVNLPIFEFKNEILSKLENNRVLLIEGDTGCGKTTQVPQFIMDSFAQNGNATDCNILVSQPRRISAISLADRIAHERDEEVGDVVGFQVRLEHALPRELGGILFCTTGILLKKLQSNPNLVGCSHVILDEAHERQIDTDMLMILLKRALKQNSDLKVLIMSATINAHLIQQYFDCPAVKIPGRLYPVKMNFLEDIERLPNIQKYRYIRYRYNDNENERITVNFEKIVQIIRWISQHKPPGAILCFLPGWNEIATVQTMLEESTLDSENLILPIHSKISHNEQRKIFQHAPANMRKIILATDIAETGITVTDVVYVVDSAIRKESRWDDIKNLSYIANRWVSQANIHQRKGRAGRVKPGESYHLITMAEYKKLESHPMPQVLCNPLEKVILDSKTYTNEKAIDFLGKLLQPPNPVTIQKAVEYLIDLEVLDNEENLTTLGKRMMLIPAHPKFSKALVYSSIFDCIHPVVTIASVFSGEENLFYGVLDHKLDIRENKKLYHPFSDHIAIAWIYKQWFIYNTTNPNLISKFGKKMKLRLNRMQILNQIRGTFIQQLIQSHLLTNVDVAHCENFDIATNKYENNDELVRALIYSATQQLIEHKDIGFKNGILRTGVNELRTQNHAKVVISGESVNYKRKSWPSPYLTYFNSTHCEMRRGTVIRETSMISPLTVLLFSQGNTQCHKHDDDRTEIIININKKHCLRFSCDNNTADVLLKFKDIMWSLVQYSLKKQGFIAHDDFDSKKIFDYKNKLLETLSETLLTSSKLIENVEDSKISIS is encoded by the exons ATGCCAggaagatttttaattgctgGACAGAGATTGAGGTG gGTTCAACATTGTTGTACATCATATTTATACaagaatgcaattaaaaactCGCATATTCATAGTACAGCACAATATTGTTTTTACGTGAAAGACAAAGATAGAGATTTATCACAG ataaagaagtacaaaaatatagcagacaaaaacattttaaatgaaaatgttaaattagaTGAAGTAATAGAG CAAGATATCAACAACTTAGAGGAGTCTAAgtctaataaatttacatctcAAAGGATTAATAAGGAATCcttaattttcaaaa gaGTAGAACGATTATATCCAGATGCGAAATCTTCTTTAGTATCTATTTATACAATAGTAGGTCATGAATTTAATGACCAAAAACTTCTAAGTTCAAGTTCTAAGTACATAAATCGATCGAAAACATGGGAAATTACTCTTAATATCAAATGGCCAGAAGTTATGTCATTTAATGGAATTGGTAAAACTAAAGGAATAGCCTCTAAGAATGCAGCTATGAAATGCTTACACTGGCTAGAAATGAatgaaaagttgaaaaatggTAAACCGATCATCTATAATAAGGAAAACTTAAGGGATATACAAAAGCCAATTAAACTAAATGTAACTCCCGGAATTCTAAATAACATGATAAATTTGGTTGAAACTTACGACAAG gaAATACGGAACTTAACAGCATGGGAAGATGTTTTTAATACTCCTTGCTTTAATACCATATATCAAACTGTACCTGATCATCCAATTGTTGGAAAAACAACGTATACCGACAAAGAAGCTCGCAATACTACATTGAGACAAAGATTATTTGAAAGAAGCACCAATGAAGTTAACCTACCAATCTTCGAGTTTAa gaaTGAAATTCTCTCTAAATTAGAAAACAATCGTGTTCTACTGATAGAAGGTGATACAGGATGTGGTAAGACTACCCAGGTTCCTCAATTTATAATGGATAGTTTTGCACAGAATGGGAATGCTACAGATTGCAATATATTGGTGTCACAGCCACGTAGAATCTCGGCGATCTCTCTAGCAGATCGCATCGCGCACGAAAGAGATGAGGAAGTGGGGGATGTTGTGGGTTTTCAAGTGAGATTGGAGCATGCACTGCCGAGAGAACTCGGTGGGATACTTTTTTGTACTACGGGTATTCTACTAAAAAAGTTGCAGAGCAATCCTAATTTAGTAGGATGCTCACATGTGATTTTGGACGAGGCGCACGAACGCCAGATCGACACCGACATGCTGATGATCTTGCTCAAGAGAGCCCTCAAACAAAATTCTGATTTGAAAGTGTTGATTATGTCAGCGACTATAAATGCACACTTGATTCAACAATACTTTGATTGCCCTGCTGTTAAAATACCCGGGAGACTCTATCCCGTCAAAATGAATTTTCTGGAAGATATCGAGCGCCTACCGAATATCCAGAAATATAGATACATCAGATATAGATACAACGATaatgaaaatgaaagaattacagttaattttgagaaaatagTACAAATTATAAGATGGATTTCTCAGCATAAACCACCTGGTGctattttatgctttttacCAGGATGGAACGAAATTGCAACTGTGCAGACTATGCTTGAGGAATCTACTCTCGATTCTGAAAATCTAATTTTGCCGATTCACTCCAAAATATCGCACAATGAACAGCGCAAGATTTTTCAACATGCGCCCGCGAACATGCGGAAGATTATCTTGGCCACGGATATTGCTGAAACTGGCATCACTGTTACCGATGTAGTTTACGTTGTAGATTCTGCCATACGAAAGGAGTCACGATGGgacgatattaaaaatttgtcatacATAGCCAATCGTTGGGTCTCTCAAGCAAACATCCATCAGCG GAAGGGGAGAGCTGGACGAGTTAAACCTGGTGAAAGttatcatttaattacaatggcagaatataagaaattagaatCGCATCCAATGCCGCAGGTGTTGTGCAATCCTCTAGAAAAAGTAATTCTCGACAGTAAAACGTACACGAATGAAAAGGCGATTGACTTTTTGGGTAAATTACTGCAACCACCTAATCCAGTCACAATACAAAAGGCAGTGGAGTACTTAATAGACCTCGAAGTTCTGGACAACGAGGAGAATCTTACAACTTTGGGTAAACGAATGATGTTAATTCCGGCGCATCCTAAGTTTAGCAAGGCATTAGTATATTCTTCCATTTTCGA CTGTATACATCCCGTTGTAACGATAGCCAGTGTTTTTTCTGGCGAAGAGAATCTTTTTTATGGTGTACTGGATCACAAACTTGATATCAGGGAAAACAAGAAATTATACCATCCATTCAGTGATCATATCGCGATAGCATGGATATATAAGCAATGGTTTATATACAACACTACGAATCCAAATTTAATATCGAAGTTCGGTAAAAAGATGAAGCTCCGACTGAATagaatgcaaatattaaaCC aaatacgAGGTACATTTATTCAGCAGTTGATCCAAAGTCATTTATTGACCAATGTTGATGTAGCGCATTGTGAAAATTTCGATATTGCTACAAACAAATACGAGAATAATGACGAACTAGTACGCGCTTTAATATATTCTGCTACACAACAATTGATAGAACATAAAGACATAGGATTTAAGAATGGAATTCTGAGAACTGGTGTCAACGAATTACGAACGCA AAATCATGCCAAGGTTGTAATTTCGGGGGAAAGTGTTAATTACAAACGAAAAAGTTGGCCGAGTCCTTATTTGACATACTTTAATAGCACACATTGTGAAATGAGACGTGGTACGGTGATTCGTGAAACAAGCATGATATCACCCTTAACAGTATTACTTTTTAGCCAAGGAAATACACAATGTCACAag CACGATGATGACAGGacggaaattataattaatatcaataaaaaacattgcTTAAGATTTTCCTGTGATAACAA tACGGCTGACGTGCTCTTAAAATTTAAGGATATTATGTGGTCTCTAGTGCAGTACTCATTGAAGAAACAAGGATTTATTGCACATGATGATTTTGAttcaaaaaagatatttgattacaaaaataaattactcgaAACTCTCTCAGAAACACTACTTACATCGTCTAAACTGATAGAAAATGTTGAAGATAGCAAAATCTCTATATCTTAA
- the LOC105677970 gene encoding ribosomal RNA-processing protein 7 homolog A, giving the protein MIMKKENIKGFKTLWIRFDAESSDKHQLFFKEHSIRNQEPEYPKNHTLFVLNVPPYATTDCLKYAFAKLCGDVRSITFANAKGFKTAYIVFEKESSLDKAMELSKNSIITLNDDENVCLTGIEKWCKEYNNSLCDEQVAKKEIEDYIAFYDKQIEQRLTMEKAEKKDDEGWTTVSGKKKRGKFAPSRKESTIDKVQQKEEQRKKKKQLLNFYTFQIREAKKQNLAELRKKFELDKKRLQELKVKRTFKPF; this is encoded by the exons ATGAttatgaagaaagaaaatataaaaggttttaaaa CGCTATGGATTCGTTTTGACGCAGAGAGTTCCGATAAGCATCAGTTGTTTTTTAAGGAACACTCTATAAGAAATCAAGAACCTGAGTATCCTAAGAATCATACTCTCTTTGTATTAAATGTGCCACCATATGCAACTACTGATTGTTTGAAATATGCATTTGCCAAACTTTGTGGAGATGTTCGCTCTATTACATTTGCAAACGCGAAAGGATTTAAAACTGCATATATTGTCTTTGAAAAAGAATCCTCCTTGGATAAAGCAATGGAACTTTcgaaaaatagtataattacaCTGAACGATGATGAAAATGTGTGTCTCACAGGAATAGAAA AATGGTGTAAAGAGTACAACAATTCTTTGTGCGATGAACAAGTAGCAAAAAAGGAAATCGAAGATTATATTGCTTTCTATGATAAGCAAATAGAGCAACGTCTGACAATGGAAAAAGCTGAGAAAAAGGATGACGAAGGCTGGACAACAGTATCaggcaaaaagaaaagagggaAATTTGCACCATCTAGGAAGGAATCTACCATCGATAAGGTACAGCAAAAAGAGGAACAAcgcaagaaaaagaaacaattgcTTAATTTCTACACTTTCCAAATTCGTGAGGCAAAGAAACAAA atttagcAGAATTACGAAAAAAGTTCGAATTAGATAAAAAGAGATTGCAAGAGTTGAAAGTAAAACGGACATTTAAACCATTTTAg
- the LOC137001946 gene encoding uncharacterized protein, with translation MTGRVRMKNGRLAKLKVIEKRKKAAAAMLAARRKKKEESESKSYVCEGNRIVNLQELGKNLKCCKCQEVLSLEKITDETREGLHSILKIDCSKCETKNAVFTGKKIQSNGHTFSDVNLTAVLGSVYSGIGCTSLNKIFACLDMPVITMDLYKRYEREVGPAIEKAAIESCKKAVTEERQLVIQNLKKLCKNLPYDIVNNLYPQLQILETSDLFNNVLSNEQSINAFNAACGTVINIIVSYDMGWSKRGNGRSYDSLNGYAAIIGFMSNKVLDYTTRNRKCAKCDRGHSKDDHDCRENFKGSAKAMEADAGAQLVNKSKILQDAMLNVGVLIGDEDSSTISAVRKGHDNVIYKLADKNHLVKHFSSELYDLANRFKKLKKIGVISHLKKCFCYAISQNKGKTFDLASAIKSIPDHVYNRHENCGNWCTRGDDKSISQAIILKDELLYDSLRQIFIKYSNNASKFSIAASSQANESLNSVIASRAPKAKCYSRTESADFRVASAVLSKNEGDRGLLIVKKKLGLTSGKYTTTYCNNADKLRKNKSIKKKY, from the exons ATGACAGGAAGAGTTCGGATGAAGAATGGCAGATTAGCCAAGTTGAAAGTaatcgaaaaaagaaaaaaagctgCAGCTGCTATGTTAGCagcaagaagaaagaaaaaagaggagAGTGAAAGTAAAAGTTATGTTTGTGAGGGAAATCGCATAGTTAACCTCCAAGAATtaggaaaaaatttaaaatgttgcaaatgCCAAGAAGTTCTAAGTTTGGAGAAAATAACTGATGAAACACGAGAAGGGCTTCActccatattaaaaatagattgctcaaaatgtgaaacaaaaaatgcagtttttacaggaaaaaaaattcaatccaATGGTCACACTTTTTCAGACGTTAATCTTACAGCAGTTCTTG GTTCTGTATATTCTGGTATTGGTTGTACTagtttgaacaaaatttttgcCTGTTTGGACATGCCAGTAATTACAATGGATTTGTACAAGCGGTATGAACGAGAGGTGGGACCAGCAATTGAGAAAGCTGCAATTGAAAGCTGCAAGAAAGCGGTGACAGAAGAAAGGCAGCtagtaatacaaaatttaaaaaagctttgcaaaaattt GCCTTATGATATTGTTAATAACCTTTATCCTCAACTTCAAATCCTTGAAACTTCCGATCTCTTCAATAATGTATTGTCAAATGAACAATCGATTAATGCATTTAACGCAGCTTGTGGAACagtcataaatataattgtttcttaTGATATGGGTTGGAGTAAGCGTGGGAATGGTCGCAGTTATGATAGTTTGAATGGATATGCAGCGATTATTGGATTTATGAGTAATAAAGTCTTGGACTATACTACTCGAAATCGTAAGTGCGCAAAATGTGATAGAGGACATTCGAAGGATGACCATGACTGccgagaaaattttaaaggtAGTGCGAAGGCAATGGAAGCTGATGCAGGAGCGCAATTAGTGAACAAGAGCAAAATTCTCCAAGACGCCATGTTGAATGTTGGAGTTTTAATCGGTGATGAAGACAGCAGCACAATTTCTGCAGTAAGAAAGGGACATgacaatgttatttataagttaGCTGATAAAAATCACCTTGTTAAACATTTTAGTAGCGAATTATATGATTTAGcgaatagatttaaaaaattgaaaaaaataggtgTAATAagccatttaaaaaaatgtttttgttatGCGATTTCTCAAAACAAAGGGAAAACCTTTGATCTCGCCAGTGCAATAAAGAGCATCCCCGATCACGTTTACAACCGACACGAAAATTGTGGTAATTGGTGCACACGAGGTGATGATAAAAGCATATCACaagcaataatattaaaagatgaaTTGTTGTATGATAGCCttcgacaaatttttattaaatactctAATAATGCTTCAAAATTCAGTATTGCAGCATCGAGTCAAGCAAATGAGAGCTTGAATAGCGTTATAGCCAGTAGAGCTCCGAAAGCGAAATGCTACAGCAGAACCGAGTCAGCTGATTTTAGAGTCGCTAGCGCTGttctatcaaaaaatgaaGGTGATAGGggattattaattgttaaaaaaaaacttggttTAACTTCTGGAAAATATACAACTACGTATTGTAATAACGCtgataaattaagaaaaaacaaatcaataaaaaaaaaatactag
- the Alr gene encoding FAD-linked sulfhydryl oxidase ALR: MSYEKPCRACTDFRTWAKRQKETYNSQKATQKKQDQTSVPSNGTRDNCPLDKDELGSKTWAFLHTMAAYYPDKPSEKQKTDMNNFFHVFSKFYPCNICAEDLQEQLKHSPPETTSQEKLSQWLCRIHNEVNKKLGKPEFDCKLVNQRWRDGWLDGSCD, encoded by the exons atgtcATATGAAAAGCCGTGTCGTGCTTGTACGGACTTTAGAACATGGGCAAAACGTCAAAAAGAAACCTATAACTCACAGAAGGCAA CGCAGAAAAAACAAGATCAAACATCAGTTCCCAGTAATGGTACCAGAGACAACTGTCCTTTAGACAAAGATGAATTGGGTTCAAAGACTTGGGCCTTCTTACATACCATGGCTGCGTACTATCCGGATAAACCAAGTGAAAAACAAAAGACAGatatgaacaatttttttcatgtattttccaaattttatcCTTGCAACATATGTGCAGAAGATTTGCAAGAACAATTGAAACATTCACCACCAGAGACCACCTCGCAGGAAAAATTGAGTCAATGGTTGTGCAGAATACATAACGAGGTAAACAAGAAACTTGGAAAGCcagaatttgattgtaaattaGTGAATCAAAGGTGGAGGGATGGTTGGCTTGATGGCTCTTGTGATTGA
- the LOC105677969 gene encoding integrator complex subunit 15: MSGNDIRQALRKLDFPYCAREALCRIEILCCRPGKQVDLQMDLISEFVFGEIERRKKRNMSIAILELQLIEIISDFFQSPGGSPAVRNALFLSLFPADSFRYNVLGNLVSLAIATQNKAVLNAAGIWMQQLGSTSSQSVGLAKHVLNDYFVLTPKSIDKLKLLPALAPHFTANLLTAIGEVYEDKDPPTELLRLVGEWIDENPGLLLTPLMDNPALPTGGIPMTPITPIAGLFRWCILSPLRSNITDIESQEELRKFYSKVQQLLMDSVLRLNNSGSNKHAISAQHLAYTTRLLTTNLQNRPNIDTVLRDLAMERLAQAVSAAMSANCIYGNKQELLALLQPLSYQHFLIEWTLQTYATKAA; the protein is encoded by the exons atgTCTGGGAATGATATAAGACAGGCTCTTAGAAAGCTCGATTTTCCTTATTGCGCCAGAGAAGCTTTATGCAGAATCG aaataCTCTGCTGTAGGCCTGGCAAACAAGTCGATCTGCAAATGGATTTGATATCAGAATTTGTGTTTGGAGAAATAGAAAGACGAAAGAAACGTAACATGTCCATAGCAATACTGGAGCTgcaattaatagaaattataagtGACTTTTTTCAAAGTCCAGGTGGAAGTCCTGCAGTACGCAACGCTCTCTTTTTGTCACTTTTTCCAGCTGACAGTTTCAGATACAATGTCTTAGGCAACCTGGTATCATTGGCAATTGCCACACAAAATAAAGCAGTACTAAATGCAGCTGGTATCTGGATGCAGCAATTAGGTTCCACCTCGTCACAGAGCGTAGGTCTAGCAAAGCATGTACTCAATGACTATTTTGTGCTTACTCCAAAATCAATTGACAAGTTGAAGCTGTTGCCTGCACTTGCGCCACATTTCACTGCCAATTTACTAACGGCAATAGGCGAAGTTTATGAGGATAAAGATCCGCCTACTGAGCTACTTAGATTAGTAGGTGAATGGATTGATGAAAATCCAGGTTTACTATTGACTCCACTAATGGACAATCCTGCGCTGCCCACTGGTGGAATTCCAATGACACCAATAACACCTATAGCAGGCTTGTTCAG atgGTGTATATTGAGTCCTCTGCGTAGCAATATCACAGACATAGAGAGTCAGGAAGAAttgcgaaaattttattcaaaggtTCAGCAATTGCTCATGGACTCAGTGTTACGTCTGAACAACAGCGGTAGCAATAAGCACGCAATATCGGCACAACACTTGGCATATACTACTCGGTTGTTGACAACAAATCTGCAAAATCGTCCAAACATAGATACAGTTTTGCGTGATTTAGCCATGGAACGACTCGCGCAAGCTGTCAGCGCAGCCATGTCTGCAAACTGTatttatggaaataaac AGGAATTATTAGCGCTTTTGCAACCATTATCATACcaacattttttgatagaatGGACATTACAAACTTATGCGACTAAAGCAGCTTGA
- the LOC105677948 gene encoding transmembrane protein 145-like, translating into MCGGIVARASHIRNSKLEFLLLLFSIAHLPLLRYTDAKILRGELVTNKNWAFLARFCFLTERGTFRYHFQLGGEERDLNLLLYYDGPHQWRSVYPSNKSCQEKESVLDISHGQIIPLNTSIDFFSGCVEGDDGIIRCDSQRRFISVRPRWWFMVLADCSSTKGLNVSYWLSLTNAPAGSFWKEHFSADEFYILPLLIATASIYVILVTLSFYVALQLRSRRLLHISYKLFMASLLCQLLGALCEIYSYVNLGLRGTSVENAYLLGQLLEASSETLYTLLMLLLALGFTVTKSVLTAPQVRWLMVFIGLTAFFQMSLFIYQFEGFDPGQVLYIYESPAGYFLIALKLIAWFVFITRCCKTIRKMNTKLHFYASLLSLGSAWFLCHPLTVLTITVFVDNWVRESVAKGSSLWIVFLGHITFLYVTRPSVNNKRFPFHIRTFRVVPIGGHGQDHSYEPGPRTAVTAFTISRTPTYLSQPHYT; encoded by the exons ATGTGCGGAGGAATTGTCGCACGAGCGTCGCACATTCGAAACTCGAAACTGGAGTTCTTATTGCTACTTTTCTCGATCGCGCACTTACCGTTGCTGCGATACACCGATGCCAAAATACTCCGTGGTGAATTGGTGACAAACAAA AACTGGGCTTTTCTTGCGAGATTCTGTTTTCTAACGGAGCGTGGTACTTTCCGATACCACTTCCAATTAGGGGGCGAAGAGCGTGATTTAAATCTTTTGCTGTACTATGATGGACCTCATCAGTGGCGCAGCGTTTATCCTTCCAATAAGTCATGTCAAGAGAAAGAAAGTGTTCTCGATATCAGTCACGGTCAAATAATACCGCTGAATACATCGATAGATTTCTTCTCGGGATGCGTAGAGGGTGACGATGGTATAATTCGATGCGACAGTCAGAGGAGATTCATCTCGGTGCGACCGAGATGGTGGTTCATGGTTTTAGCCGACTGCTCTTCCACGAAAGGTTTGAACGTCTCGTATTGGTTATCACTGACTAACGCGCCGGCCGGTTCATTCTGGAAGGAGCACTTCTCCGCGGATGAATTCT ATATATTGCCGCTGCTGATAGCGACCGCTAGCATTTACGTGATACTCGTCACACTCAGTTTCTACGTAGCGTTGCAGCTGCGCTCCAGGAGATTGCTGCACATATCCTATAAGCTGTTCATGGCCTCCCTGCTGTGTCAATTATTGGGTGCATTGTGCGAGATTTACAGTTACGTTAATCTCGGTCTGAGAGGAACATCAGTGGAAAACGCTTACTTATTAGGCCAGCTCTTGGAAGCGAGTTCCGAGACTCTGTACACGTTGCTCATGCTGCTGTTAGCGCTCGGCTTTACGGTTACCAAAAGTGTCCTTACAGCGCCGCAAGTCCGATGGCTTATGGTGTTTATCGGTCTGACCGCTTTCTTTCAAATGTCGCTGTTTATCTATCAATTTGAAGGATTCGATCCCGGACAGGTGCTGTATATTTACGAATCGCCAGCGGGCTACTTTTTGATAGCGTTAAAGTTGATCGCCTGGTTCGTGTTTATCACTCGTTGTTGCAAGACCATCAGGAAGATGAATACAAAGCTCCATTTTTACGCTTCGCTACTTTCTTTGGGATCTGCGTGGTTCCTCTGTCATCCATTAACG GTGTTGACCATCACCGTATTCGTAGATAACTGGGTGAGAGAGAGCGTCGCCAAAGGAAGTTCCCTTTGGATTGTCTTCTTGGgtcatataacatttttatatgtaactCGACCATCTGTGAACAACAAACGTTTTCCATTCCACATTAGGACATTCCGAGTTGTGCCTATAGGTGGTCACGGGCAGGATCATAGTTATGAGCCTGGTCCTCGAACTGCAGTCACAGCATTTACTATCTCACGAACACCAACTTACCTTAGTCAACCACACTATACGtag